TCGTATCCAAATTGCTGAACTGGTGAGAAGCTAAGGTGATGCTGCAACAACTGACTCAACAACATTTCGCATTGAAGCTTTTCTCTGCATTGGGCTGCGGGCTAGTGGCCGGAATCTTCTTCGCCTTCTCGTCCTTCGTGATGAGCGCTCTTGCCCGCCTCGAACCGGCGCAGGGTATTGCTGCGATGCAAGCCATCAACATCACGGTGATCAATCCGTTGTTCATGGCAGTGTTCTTGGGAACGGCTGCGACTTGCTCCCTGACTTGCTCCCTTCTGGGTGTTTCTTCGTTTTTTAGGTGGCATCAACCCGGTACCGCCTACCTGCTCCTTGGCAGCCTGCTCTATCTCGTTGGCACATTAGGCGTGACAATCGTGTTTAACGTACCGCTAAACGATGTGTTGGCAACTGTGGAGCCGGACAGCGCCAGCGGCGCTAACCTATGGGCCAACTACCTTGCCAACTGGACGCTCTGGAATCACATTCGGACAGCAGCGGCGCTTGCGGCAGCTGCATCGCTCATGGCTGCGCTCTGTTATTGAACGGTGCAGTTGTATAAATCGGGAAGAATGTGCCACTCGTTCAATTATGATCTCGGCGCAATCTCTATCAAGTTTTAGAAACAGCGAGATGTAAGCAGAAGAGGCTTTGTAAAACTGTCGCCAACCTTTTTACTCGAGCTAGAGACGGTATGATTAAGACACTGCAAGCAGAACATTGGCCTTACATCTACGAGAACCGCGTATGGTGATGGTTCTAGAGAAAGTCGTTCCCTTCGGTCGCTCGTTGGATGAATATGTCAAGATGTTCAATCTGACTGTTACTGATTTGGCCGGGAACATCCTTGGGGTTGGTGATGGTCCTGCCAGCTTCAACGCCGAGGGAACCAACCTTGGCTACAAAATCACCTCAATAGACCCAATCTATACCTTTACCGGGCAGGAAATTGAGTCGAGATTTTATGCCGTTGTTGATGATATTATTGACCAAATTAAGGTAACCGCTAACGATTGGGTTTGGTCTTATCATCATTCACCCGAGGAGTTAAGAGCAAATCGAGTGCAAGTGCTCAACACCTTTTTGCAAGATTACAAGGTAGGTCAAAACGCAGGTCGCTACCTCTGCGGTGAGCTACCCATATTGCCATTTTCAGACGATCAGTTTTCACTGGCCCTCTGCTCTCATTTCCTATTTCTATACTCCGACCATTTTGATGAAGAGTTTCATTTAAACTCAGTCAAAGAGATGTTACGGGTTGCATCGGAAGTGAGAGTATTTCCATTGCTGACACTCATGTTTCAGCGTTCGCAACATCTAAATAAAATCATTCATTCGGTTTCAAACTTGGGCTGCTCTGCATCTATACAAAAAGTGCCCTACGAATTGCAACCTGGTGGCAATGAGATGTTGGTCATTCGTAGAGCGTTTTAATTCACTGAGTATAGCTATCAGCCTATAAATTTAGATTCGGTTGTAATTGGAAAACTGCGTGACACAGTAGATGTTTATAAAGTCTCATTAGCCCTATGGTCTTGGATCCTCTAAGTGACCAGAAAATAATTGATTCCTGGCGTAAAAATGCAGAAGCTTGGACTACCGCAGTTCGCCAAGGGCAGATCGAAAGCCGTAAGCTAGTTACCAACCAGGCGATCATTGATGCCGTGCTGAGCCGACTGCCTATGAGTATGCTCGATATGGGCTGTGGCGAGGGTTGGTTGGCTCGGGAGCTAGCGGCTAAGGGGATTGAGGTCTTGGGCATAGATGTTGTGCCTGAGTTAATTGAACGGGCGCAGGCAGCAGGACCAGGCCGATTTGAAGCCCTGTCTTATGAGGCTATCAGCGCCGGTCAGCTCAGTGAAAGATTCGATGTCGTTGTCTCCAACTTCGCGCTGCTTGGAGAGCAGTCGGTGGGCGATGTGTTCAGAGCAGTGCCTGCGTTGCTAAACACAAGGGGAGCTTGCATCGTTCAAACTATCCATCCAATCATGGGTTGTGGCGAGCATCGCTATGAGGACGGCTGGCGTGTGGGCTCCTGGGACGGCTTCAACAGCAACTTTGTAGATCCTGCACCGTGGTATTTCCGGACTCTTGAGTCTTGGGTTAAGTTATTTGCGGATGCAGATTTGCGGCTGGTCGAGTTGCGAGAACCGGTTCATCCGCGGACAGGCAAGCCAGCCTCCGCCCTATTCATCGGGGCTCTACCTGACTAACCTACACCTGCACTGAACGCCTGCACTGATCTGGCTCGCGGTAGCTAGGGAGGCGTTATAAGTGGTGTGGATGGGCTCATCTTGAGGGTAGAGGCGAAATTATCGGTCATCAAACACACAATAGGACGTTGCAGCTCCTTGCCATATCCGGGAGCCTTCGAGCCACTTCCTCCAATACAACTCTCCTGAAAGCTGCAACTACCCTGGCCCCAGAGAACGTTGAAATCAGAGTTTATCAAGGACTTGGTGACCTCCCCCACTTCGATCCAGATCTTGATGGGCCAGATCTTGATGGGGAAGAGGCATTGTCACCCGTCAGGGACTTCCGTGCCCAGCTAAAGGTCGCCGACGGCGTCTTGATCTCCAGCCTCGAATACGCGCATGGGGTCCCTGGAGTGCTCAAGAACGCCCTCGCTGGATGGTCAGCAGTGGTGAGTTCATTGGCAAACCAGTTGCCCTGCTCAATGCCTCACCTCACGCAAGCCACGCACAGGCATCCCTCACAGAAACCCTCACGGTGATGATGGCGAACATTATTCCTGAGGCGTCGCTTACAGTGCCCCTGCTCAGCAACAAAATCTCTAAGGCAGATATTATTGCAAATCCGGCAATCGCCAAGGTATTACACGCGGCTATCCTTGCCTTTGTGCATACGATTGACGTCAGTCAAGCCGAAGCTGAAAGCCACTAAAATAGCTCGTTCGCAGGAAAATACGCAAACGGAGATAGGGCTCTAGATTGCTAATTTTTAAGGCCAATTTAGATTAATAGGTACAATCTGCATTGTCAGTGGGCATTGTCCACTCGTTGTAGAGAGATTTGACTGATGTTTAAAAAAGAACCTACGAAGGGCTACGCTGTTCTAGCCCTATTTGCACTGGCTGCGCTCTGGGGCTACAACTGGGTGCAGATGAAGATTGCGGTGCAGTATGCGTCACCTTTTACATTCGCTGCACTGCGCATGGTATTTGGCGCAGCGAGCCTATTTGTGCCAATGCTGTGGCTAAGGAAGCCACTGTTACCTAAAGAAATTCCAGGAACGTTTCTACTAGGCTTGTTACAATCAGCCGGGGTGTACGGTCTTTCGACCTGGGCACTAGTTAGTGGGGGAGCTGGGAAAACAGCAGTTCTGGTTTACACAATGCCTTTTTGGACACTGTTACTGGCCTGGTTAATCTTAGGAGAGCGAGTGCGGAGAGCGCAATGGATTGCGATTGCTCTAAGTGTCAGTGGCTTGATCCTCATTTTGGAACCACTCAACCCAGGTGGAACGGTTGTCAGTAAAGTCTTGGCAGTTTTAGCAGGGGCTAGTTGGGCCGGAGGCGCAATTGTGGCAAAACGGCTGCGCCAAGCTGTTGAGCTGGATTTGCTCTCTCTAACTGCTTGGCAAACCTTATTTGGCGCTCTCCCTTTAATTCTGATTGCCACGTTTGTGCCCTCTATGCCAATCATTTGGTCGCCTGAATTTATTGTGGCCCTAGTTTATAACATCATTCCAGGAACGGCGGTTGCGATGCTGCTCTGGCTCTACATATTGAATCATTTGTCAGCCAGTAGCGCAGGCTTAGGGATGTTGATGAATCCTGTCGTTGGTGTACTAGCCGCTTGGGTACAACTGGGTGAGAAACCTGGACCAATGGAATCTATTGGTATGGCACTGATCATTGTCGCTCTGGCTTTTAATTCAATGCTAGGTGTGCTAGGTCGTCGATTTGGTCACAAGACTGCTGAAGTTCAGTCTGAGCCCAAAGGACAAAGCTGATCTCCTAAAGCCTTAGAGCAAGAGTACGGGTGACTGAGAAACTATGGCTAAAAAACGGGTGAAAGCAAGCATGACAACAACTGACCATCCTCGTTTGCAACTTGCTACACAGACAGCTAGTGAAGTTGTAGAGAAGTCTACCCGCGCGAGCTGTTAGCTGGAAAATCTCAAAGTAATGATCAGCTATGATATAGAAATGCCTGCCGTCGCTGAACCGAGCTGTTAAGGTGCTAGTGAAAATTGCAGGGCTGGTGAAAATCGACGCGCATCGAGTGAAACATGAACAATGCTACAAATTTCCAATCACGTAATTATCCCCCTCAGCGAGATCGAAATTAGTGCAGTTCGATCTCAGGGGGCTGGAGGTCAAAACGTCAATAAGGTTGCCTCCGCCATACACTTACGCTTCGATATTGGTGCCTCATCGTTACCTGAACCCTATAAAGAACGGCTTTTGAAACTCAGTGACCAGCGCATCACCAAAGATGGGGTTATTGTGATTAAAGCTCAAGAGCACCGTACCCAGGAAAAGAACAGGGAGGAAGCGCTGCGACGACTTCAAGAACTGATCAAAAGCGTGGCCGCGCTACCTCGAAGACGTAAATTGACTAAGCCAACGCGCAGTTCTCAGCGGAAACGGCTTGACAGCAAAACCAAGCGTAGTCAGATTAAATCTATGAGAGGCAAGGTCACGGACTAAAAAAGCTCACTGATTGCTCCATCGCTCAACTATTTCAAATGTGCGGTTGCTAAGTTAAGCCAAGCATCGATTGAGTTGCCAAGATTGTCTGTCGCCGGTAAGCTAAATCTTTAAGACGGCAGAGTTCACCATGAAATGCCGAACTAGTCTCTCGCAGATGAGGTTGAGTGCATTCTAAAAGCCCTTGCCTACTGAGCTGCGCGACGCATTGGATGACCTATTAAACACAATCATGGAAACCAAACCGCCACTTCCGCCCTTCACCTTAGAAACTGCCAAAGCGAAAGTCCAGGCAGCAGAGGATGGTTGGAATACGCGTGACCCAGAACGGGTTGCCCTTGCCTACACTCTAGATTCTCAGTGGCGTAATCGCTCCGAATTCTTGAGCGGACGGGAGAACATCAGAGCCTTCTTGCGTTGTAAGTGGGATAAGGAGTTGGACTACCGCCTCAAGAAAGAGCTGTGGAGCTTCACCGACAATCGCATCTCCGTCTGTTTTGAATATGAGTGGCACGACGATTCTGGGCACTGGTATCGTTCGTACGGCAATGAGCAATGGGAATTTGCAGAAAATGGCCTGATGCAAAGACGTGAGACCAGCATTAATGATCTCCCGATTCAGGAAGCAGACAGAAAATTCCGCTGGGAGCGATAAAGCTGAGGCACTTTGGCTGTGCTTAATGATTAACCCTGCATACTGAACCGGTAGATCTGTCCTGCAGATGTCCTGCCACCAGGCAAGAGTGGCAGGACATCTGCCAGCGGTGGGCCGACCAACAACTTACTTGACCTTTAATACAGCCGGAGCATACTTTACCCAGATATAGAATATAACCAGCCCCAAGAGCCCTGAGGCCATACTCAGAGGGGCAACCTGCAAAAGCCAAAGACTAACTAAAATCAGCCCTATACCATTAGCAATTAAGACAGGTAGCCGTTCAGAAATGGCCGAGGGTTGAATGGCTACTTTCCCCAATGGCTGCAGTTGAATGCCTGCCAATAGATTGAACCAAACCTGGCTTAGTAGGACTAAAACTGCTCCCCAACCTAACGAAATTGACGAGCTGTAAAAGCCAAGAAGCTCTAGAATAATTGTGCTTGTGGTTATTTTATGAAAGTTGCTTAAACGAGAATCGTAAATTTGATCTTTTACTAGAGCTATCTGTTCCAAGTCAACCACAGCCATGCGGGCCTGTTCAACACAGATCAGCAATAACGCAAGCGCTAGTAATTGCTGATCAAGCCCACCTCTGCCCACAATCTGCGCTAACAGGCCCAGACTGGCAGGCAAGAAGAGCAAGAGCATAAATCGAGCAGTCAGCGACATTCAGCGTTTTCTAGAGACTGAGAATCAGGAAATGGGGATGGTGCCTATCGAACCAGCACCTAGCTCAGCCTTTCCTGTGAATCGGCTTTCCTGGGAACTGGCTGAGTGAGGGTTGCCAATTAGCCTGCCCAACCGACGATAATACACTAGAAATATCTCCCGAGTATGAACAAAGCAAGCTTCTAAGCTCCGGCAAGCTCATTCCAGGGGATCTGCCCAATCCACTGTTCGAGTAGGGTTAACTGCACAGGAAGTTTCTGTAAAACGTCAGTCATGTCCACCCTTTCTATTTCAGGGTGGGTAGCGCGCCAGCGATAGATTTTGGCAATCTCAGTCCCTGTGGGTTCACCAAAAGCTTGATTCAAGCCTTGCTCAAAATCATCCAGAGGAATGGCTTGATAGGAGAAAGAACGCCCTAAAACATGTTCAAATCGTTCAGCAATTTCCGCACCAGTCAATGTTTCAGGCCCCCCAATTTCAAAGGCTGCGCCAGCAAGTTGGGAGCGTTCTAAAGCGGCTACAGCAAGTGCTGCAGCATCCTGCAAGCTAATCCAAGACACCTTGATATTTGCAGGCAGTGGATAAGAGACGATTCCTTGCACGATTGCTGAGGCTGACCAGGGTGCCGCTAAATTGTCGATGTAGATATGGGGTCTAAGAACAATATTAGGAATGCGGCTAGTCTGGAGGTATTGCTCTACGTTGCGTTTGATCTCAAAGGCAGCTACATCCGTTGGTTCCTTAGGGATGAAGGTACTGGTATTGAAAACCACGAGGGATATGCCTGCTTCATGAGCTGCATCAATCGCATTGCGCCCTTGAGATGTTGCTGCATCTGAGCGATACTCAAGCGGCAGATGAAGGAATACGCGCTCAATTCCCTCATTGGCCCGTTTCAAGCTATCGAAATCTTCGAGTGCTCCTTTGACGATTTCGACCTCTGTAGGAAATAAGGCTTTTGCCTTGTCTGGGTTTCGGACTAGTATGCGAACCGAGTATCCTTTCTGTAGGAGCTGCATGACCACAGGATTGCCCTGGGCCCCAGTTGCACCGTAAACAAGGACTTTAGGTGAGCTATTCATGATAGTCAAACTCTGATCAGACGTGTGGTTTTGAAGTGATTCCAGTATTGAGAAAGTTGACAAATAATTCAAGTACGCACATTTTTGTAAGGGACTTACAGAAATGTTTGAATAAGACCAAGAATGATGCCAAACAAACACTATGACTGCCCGATCGAAGCGATTGTGGATGTGGTAGGGGGCAAATGGAAACTGCCTATTCTCTACTACTTGTTTCAAAAAACTCAGCGTTTTGGAGAACTGAAGCGGCAGATCCCCGGCGTAACAGAGCGAATGCTTGCCCTGCAATTGCGGGAGCTGGAGCAGGCTGGAATTGTCAAAAGAACTGTGTACGCCGAAGTACCGCCAAGAGTGGAATATGCTTTAACAGCACTAGGCTTAACTCTTGAGCCAACCTTACGGACTATGCTGGATTGGAGCGAAAATTATTTACGAATCAAAGAACAAGTTGACGAACAAAATCTGGCCTCAATTCTACACAGCTAGATGTGAGTAGGAGGCGCAATACGAGTTGTCATAGGTTTGGCTGAGAGCCAAGAATTCAGCGAATCAGCTGACAGGTCACTAGCTAAACTGGCGGCAAAATTTCTGGTCAAAGCCAAGGTCAGCAGATGTAAACTCGAACCTAGGAGTTGACCAATTGTTGGAGAGTTTGAAGTAATTCTTGCTCTCTGTAGGGCTTGGAGAAATAAGCTTTGGCTCCCAAATCTAAAGCGATTTGACGGTGTTTATCACCGCTACGTGAGGTCAGCATTGCAACTGGTAAATGTTTTAGCTTAGCTTCCAAACTGAGGCGAGCCAGAAGCCCATAGCCACTGAGCCTGGGCATTTCAACATCGCAAATGACTGCCTGTACCGATAGGCCCGCTAGAAGTTTCTCAAGCGCATCCTGGCCGTCTTTAGCCTGCTCGACCCGATAGCCAGATTTCTCCAGGGTTAGGACCAGAAAACGGCGAACATTGATTGAGTCATCCACAATCAAAACTGTGGGCTTTTGGGTTTGTAACCTCGGATTTGATGAGGTTCTATTTGCGGCCCATTGGGGCAAGAAGTTAGAGCGGGTCTCCTGGTTGGTCTGTCCCTGTCTCTGAGCATTAATCCAACTCAATAGCTTTGAAGCATCAAGCAGAGGCACAACTTGACCATTGCCGAGAATAGTACAGCCAGTGAAGCCAAAAGGTAAGGAGATTGGACCTTCAACCTGACGTACTGCAACTTCTTGCTCTCCCCAACAACGCTCTATTCGGATACCAACCCGCTGTTCTCCCTGCTCGAATACCAAGGCAGTTGGTTCACTAATTGTGGGCGTCGACTCAGTATCAACCGC
Above is a window of Leptolyngbya sp. FACHB-261 DNA encoding:
- a CDS encoding helix-turn-helix domain-containing protein encodes the protein MMPNKHYDCPIEAIVDVVGGKWKLPILYYLFQKTQRFGELKRQIPGVTERMLALQLRELEQAGIVKRTVYAEVPPRVEYALTALGLTLEPTLRTMLDWSENYLRIKEQVDEQNLASILHS
- a CDS encoding SDR family oxidoreductase, which translates into the protein MNSSPKVLVYGATGAQGNPVVMQLLQKGYSVRILVRNPDKAKALFPTEVEIVKGALEDFDSLKRANEGIERVFLHLPLEYRSDAATSQGRNAIDAAHEAGISLVVFNTSTFIPKEPTDVAAFEIKRNVEQYLQTSRIPNIVLRPHIYIDNLAAPWSASAIVQGIVSYPLPANIKVSWISLQDAAALAVAALERSQLAGAAFEIGGPETLTGAEIAERFEHVLGRSFSYQAIPLDDFEQGLNQAFGEPTGTEIAKIYRWRATHPEIERVDMTDVLQKLPVQLTLLEQWIGQIPWNELAGA
- the arfB gene encoding alternative ribosome rescue aminoacyl-tRNA hydrolase ArfB, which gives rise to MLQISNHVIIPLSEIEISAVRSQGAGGQNVNKVASAIHLRFDIGASSLPEPYKERLLKLSDQRITKDGVIVIKAQEHRTQEKNREEALRRLQELIKSVAALPRRRKLTKPTRSSQRKRLDSKTKRSQIKSMRGKVTD
- a CDS encoding DMT family transporter gives rise to the protein MFKKEPTKGYAVLALFALAALWGYNWVQMKIAVQYASPFTFAALRMVFGAASLFVPMLWLRKPLLPKEIPGTFLLGLLQSAGVYGLSTWALVSGGAGKTAVLVYTMPFWTLLLAWLILGERVRRAQWIAIALSVSGLILILEPLNPGGTVVSKVLAVLAGASWAGGAIVAKRLRQAVELDLLSLTAWQTLFGALPLILIATFVPSMPIIWSPEFIVALVYNIIPGTAVAMLLWLYILNHLSASSAGLGMLMNPVVGVLAAWVQLGEKPGPMESIGMALIIVALAFNSMLGVLGRRFGHKTAEVQSEPKGQS
- a CDS encoding bifunctional 2-polyprenyl-6-hydroxyphenol methylase/3-demethylubiquinol 3-O-methyltransferase UbiG; this encodes MVLDPLSDQKIIDSWRKNAEAWTTAVRQGQIESRKLVTNQAIIDAVLSRLPMSMLDMGCGEGWLARELAAKGIEVLGIDVVPELIERAQAAGPGRFEALSYEAISAGQLSERFDVVVSNFALLGEQSVGDVFRAVPALLNTRGACIVQTIHPIMGCGEHRYEDGWRVGSWDGFNSNFVDPAPWYFRTLESWVKLFADADLRLVELREPVHPRTGKPASALFIGALPD
- a CDS encoding SAM-dependent methyltransferase, giving the protein MVMVLEKVVPFGRSLDEYVKMFNLTVTDLAGNILGVGDGPASFNAEGTNLGYKITSIDPIYTFTGQEIESRFYAVVDDIIDQIKVTANDWVWSYHHSPEELRANRVQVLNTFLQDYKVGQNAGRYLCGELPILPFSDDQFSLALCSHFLFLYSDHFDEEFHLNSVKEMLRVASEVRVFPLLTLMFQRSQHLNKIIHSVSNLGCSASIQKVPYELQPGGNEMLVIRRAF
- a CDS encoding DUF1348 family protein; protein product: MPTELRDALDDLLNTIMETKPPLPPFTLETAKAKVQAAEDGWNTRDPERVALAYTLDSQWRNRSEFLSGRENIRAFLRCKWDKELDYRLKKELWSFTDNRISVCFEYEWHDDSGHWYRSYGNEQWEFAENGLMQRRETSINDLPIQEADRKFRWER
- a CDS encoding NAD(P)H-dependent oxidoreductase, which encodes MQLLAISGSLRATSSNTTLLKAATTLAPENVEIRVYQGLGDLPHFDPDLDGPDLDGEEALSPVRDFRAQLKVADGVLISSLEYAHGVPGVLKNALAGWSAVVSSLANQLPCSMPHLTQATHRHPSQKPSR
- a CDS encoding anthrone oxygenase family protein, with protein sequence MSALARLEPAQGIAAMQAINITVINPLFMAVFLGTAATCSLTCSLLGVSSFFRWHQPGTAYLLLGSLLYLVGTLGVTIVFNVPLNDVLATVEPDSASGANLWANYLANWTLWNHIRTAAALAAAASLMAALCY